In Bacteroidota bacterium, the genomic window CAGAATGAGCGCGTTGACTTTGTTGTCCCATTTGAGGGCCATAAAGAAAGTAATTACCAGCGAAGCCTTCGTCAATGCGATCGCCATAGCCAACGGGAAGTTGAGCGGACCGATATCAACATACTTAGCGGTAAGAACGGTAAAGATGGTAAGAAACACGAGTCCGCCAAAAACAGCCCACAGGAGTTTCAGTGGGATGATATGATGGTCGTGATGTTCTGCGTGTGCCATGGAGTTAGATCCAGATAAAAAGATTAATCAATTTCGAGTAGAGGTAGCCGGCAAGGCTAAATGAGGTACATCAGCGGGAAAAGGAAAATCCAGATGATATCCACGATATGCCAGTAGAGTCCGGTCAATTCCACCGGTGTGTACCACTGACTCGAAAAATGGCCGAGCTTGGCTCGAATGGCAAGCCACGTCATCAGTCCCATGCCCACGAGCACGTGAAAGCCGTGAATGCCGGTCATGATAAAGTAGATGCTAAAGAACTGCGGTGCATAAGGAATATCGTATGCTTCGTACCCAGCGCCATGTGGCTCAAAGCCGGCACCTGGGAAAATACCATGCTCAAACTTGGCCGAGTACTCGAAGAATTTGACCACCATAAATACCCCGGCGAAGGCGAGGGTGAGCATCAAATTCCAGAAGAGCCATTTTTGATTGCCTTTCTGAATACTATGAATCGCAAGCGCAACAGTCAGCGATGACGCAAGCAGCACCAGCGTATTGAGGCCACCCATTTT contains:
- a CDS encoding cytochrome C oxidase subunit IV family protein yields the protein MAHAEHHDHHIIPLKLLWAVFGGLVFLTIFTVLTAKYVDIGPLNFPLAMAIALTKASLVITFFMALKWDNKVNALILGLGCIFVVVFLSFTLFDTAFRGDVGNVGTQTIMDEQRAEEELLMRERVLNGEVIEAPAEATATEEAGSDH
- a CDS encoding cytochrome c oxidase subunit 3 family protein, giving the protein MASTTVATEGAADAHADADHHNGHDHPHYLQHHFVSAEQQFDAAKMGMWLFLITEILLFSGMFVAYTVYRVWHPEVFAHSAELLDWKMGGLNTLVLLASSLTVALAIHSIQKGNQKWLFWNLMLTLAFAGVFMVVKFFEYSAKFEHGIFPGAGFEPHGAGYEAYDIPYAPQFFSIYFIMTGIHGFHVLVGMGLMTWLAIRAKLGHFSSQWYTPVELTGLYWHIVDIIWIFLFPLMYLI